From Candidatus Poribacteria bacterium, the proteins below share one genomic window:
- a CDS encoding HEAT repeat domain-containing protein: MTRETVASGPSPSLKQKANKFIRRLLHRDGLFRNWRYIPTYLLLRKLKSESAEMRAYAAEGLGGVGDVHAVAPLINALDDNNSTVRRFAISSLGHIGDARAVDVIIPFLQDEEADMRCAAAVALGELGLSEDRFSTPPVEIIEALINSITDTDRGVCSAAIVALGRIGNPQAISALNALAESTDSEWVRRYISEALHQIEEQNA; encoded by the coding sequence ATGACCCGCGAGACCGTAGCCTCCGGTCCAAGTCCGTCCCTAAAGCAAAAAGCCAACAAATTCATCAGACGGCTTTTACACCGAGACGGACTCTTTCGGAATTGGCGGTATATCCCAACATATCTGCTCCTGCGAAAACTGAAGTCAGAATCGGCGGAAATGCGTGCTTATGCGGCTGAAGGGTTAGGTGGCGTTGGCGATGTCCATGCTGTCGCGCCCCTCATTAACGCCTTAGACGATAACAACTCGACTGTCCGACGTTTTGCTATTTCCTCCCTCGGACATATCGGCGATGCCCGCGCTGTTGATGTCATCATACCATTTCTACAAGACGAAGAAGCCGATATGCGCTGCGCCGCCGCCGTCGCCCTCGGCGAATTAGGACTCAGTGAAGATAGATTCTCAACACCACCCGTAGAGATAATAGAAGCACTCATAAACAGCATAACGGATACCGACAGAGGCGTTTGTTCTGCTGCCATCGTCGCCTTAGGTAGAATCGGCAATCCGCAAGCCATCTCTGCCCTTAACGCATTAGCGGAAAGCACCGATAGCGAATGGGTCCGTCGCTACATCAGTGAAGCGTTGCATCAAATTGAGGAACAGAATGCATAA
- a CDS encoding DUF433 domain-containing protein, with translation MKKEQIVSQNPSIMNGTLVFAGTRVPVESLIQHLVAGDSLNKFLDHFPTVSREQAVAYLRLAMETVDARVA, from the coding sequence ATGAAGAAAGAACAAATTGTTTCCCAAAATCCAAGCATCATGAATGGTACTTTAGTTTTTGCTGGTACACGCGTTCCCGTCGAAAGTTTAATTCAACATCTTGTTGCAGGAGATTCACTCAACAAATTCCTTGACCACTTCCCGACAGTCTCTCGTGAGCAAGCAGTTGCTTACTTGAGACTCGCCATGGAGACTGTGGATGCGCGTGTTGCTTGA
- the era gene encoding GTPase Era — MHENQNFKSGYVSIIGAPNVGKSTLLNTLLGQKLAIVTPKPQTTRNQIRGILTTDTHQIIFVDTPGLMNPKYRLQSEMVRTAYGALGDADVVLFVVDANRRDPEIEDRILKRLQRTKSTAILVLNKVDLVAKPNLLPIFEDYSQKFEFAQMIPISALTADGVPVLLEQIENYLPLGPLYFPEDQLSDLPERFFIAETVREKIMLLTQREVPYASAVVIEEFEKRQSKKSGEIIYIRAIVYAERQTQKQIIIGKGGKLIKRVGELARTDIEKFLDARVFLETYVTVKAAWRKDARQIKELGGFMDI, encoded by the coding sequence ATGCACGAAAATCAAAACTTCAAATCCGGTTACGTTAGCATCATCGGCGCACCGAACGTTGGTAAATCTACGCTGCTCAATACCCTCTTGGGGCAGAAGTTAGCCATCGTCACCCCGAAACCACAGACAACCCGCAACCAGATCCGTGGGATTCTTACTACCGACACTCATCAAATTATTTTTGTTGATACCCCCGGATTAATGAACCCGAAATACCGTCTACAGAGCGAAATGGTCCGTACGGCGTATGGGGCTTTAGGGGATGCAGACGTTGTGCTTTTCGTTGTGGATGCCAACCGTCGGGATCCAGAAATCGAAGACAGAATCTTAAAACGCCTCCAGCGCACCAAATCGACAGCAATCCTCGTTCTGAACAAGGTAGACCTCGTCGCAAAACCGAACCTACTTCCTATTTTTGAAGATTACAGCCAAAAATTTGAATTTGCGCAGATGATCCCCATCTCCGCACTCACTGCTGACGGCGTTCCAGTTCTCCTTGAGCAGATTGAAAACTATCTACCGTTGGGACCTCTTTACTTCCCAGAAGATCAACTCAGCGATCTTCCCGAACGGTTTTTCATCGCCGAAACCGTTCGTGAGAAGATTATGCTCCTAACGCAACGTGAGGTCCCTTATGCCTCCGCTGTGGTGATTGAAGAATTTGAAAAACGTCAGAGCAAAAAATCAGGCGAGATTATCTATATCCGCGCTATCGTCTACGCAGAACGGCAGACCCAGAAACAAATTATTATCGGTAAAGGTGGTAAACTGATTAAACGGGTGGGTGAACTTGCACGAACCGACATTGAAAAATTCTTAGATGCACGCGTCTTCTTGGAAACCTACGTAACAGTCAAAGCCGCCTGGCGCAAAGACGCACGTCAGATCAAAGAATTAGGCGGTTTCATGGATATTTAA